A genomic segment from Lignipirellula cremea encodes:
- a CDS encoding thymidylate synthase, whose amino-acid sequence MRQYLDLVQQILTQGVEKHDRTGVGTRSIFGHQMRFDLGQGFPLVTTKKLHLKSIIHELLWFLRGETNVRSLKEQGVGIWNAWADEQGELGPVYGKQWRSWATPGGGSIDQIVEVERQIRETPDSRRLIVSAWNVGELSQMALPPCHLLFQFYVAEGRLSCQLYQRSADVFLGVPFNIASYALLTQMLALTTGLAPGEFIHTLGDAHLYLNHLTQAELQLSREPRALPQMQIRPRTSILDFEYADFELTDYQPHPHIKAPIAV is encoded by the coding sequence ATGCGACAGTACCTTGACCTGGTGCAACAGATTCTGACCCAGGGCGTCGAGAAGCACGACCGGACCGGGGTCGGCACGCGCAGCATTTTCGGCCATCAAATGCGGTTCGACCTGGGCCAGGGCTTCCCGCTGGTCACCACGAAGAAGCTGCATTTGAAATCGATCATCCACGAGCTGCTTTGGTTTCTCCGCGGGGAGACCAATGTCCGTTCCCTCAAAGAGCAAGGCGTCGGCATCTGGAACGCCTGGGCGGATGAGCAGGGCGAGCTGGGGCCGGTGTACGGCAAGCAGTGGCGATCCTGGGCGACGCCGGGCGGCGGCAGTATCGATCAGATTGTCGAAGTGGAACGGCAGATCCGCGAGACGCCCGACTCCCGGCGGCTGATCGTTTCGGCCTGGAACGTGGGCGAGCTGTCGCAAATGGCGTTGCCGCCGTGCCACTTGCTGTTCCAGTTTTACGTGGCCGAGGGACGCCTGTCGTGCCAGCTGTATCAGCGGTCAGCCGACGTGTTCCTGGGCGTGCCGTTCAACATCGCGTCGTACGCCCTGCTGACGCAGATGCTGGCCCTGACGACCGGCCTGGCGCCGGGCGAGTTCATCCACACGCTAGGCGACGCGCACCTGTACCTGAACCATTTGACCCAGGCCGAACTGCAGCTCAGCCGAGAGCCGCGTGCGTTGCCGCAGATGCAGATCAGGCCGCGGACCTCGATCCTGGATTTCGAGTACGCCGACTTCGAGCTGACGGATTACCAGCCGCACCCGCACATCAAAGCCCCGATCGCCGTGTAG
- a CDS encoding sodium:solute symporter family transporter — MLLDTLICVVYLAVVFGIGLWCSRGQHNNEDYFVGGRRMHWMPIGLSIFAGTFSALSFVGLPKEAAYDDNYQIYVAIMFIPLVVTPIVCWLFLPLYFRLKVTSCYEYLGLRFHPGVQKLASLLYGMYTILWMGNMLVAVGKILQEVMQLNDWQLAGMLIGVGLFATLYTSIGGVKAVVWTDALQAFALGLGMLFVLYCAMGKIDGGVDQWWQVAQEHNKFQLMRLPTSWSDLVGSANIYSVCAFGFFVYLAGHAVQFTAVQRYVSMPSIQAARKSLIVNGLMVSSVCLLFFMVGTTLFVYYQQTGGSDYASLAAEGKGDQLLPRFIVTVIPQFGMAGLLLAGLFAAAMSSIDSGINSLTATVVCDWLAGRHPSLRTSRLLCFGFGLATIVAALALQAAGGDVFHVLMQIAGTFLGVLLGLFLLGMLVRRANTPGALAGMATGLLCVAAAGPLGVSEQWYGAISCLPTLLAGWLVSYAFAPPTARQMQAN; from the coding sequence ATGCTGCTGGATACTTTGATCTGCGTTGTTTATCTGGCGGTTGTGTTTGGCATTGGGCTGTGGTGCTCGCGCGGCCAGCATAATAACGAGGATTACTTTGTCGGCGGCCGCCGCATGCACTGGATGCCGATCGGGCTGTCCATTTTTGCCGGGACGTTCAGTGCGTTGTCGTTTGTCGGCCTGCCCAAGGAAGCGGCCTACGACGATAACTACCAGATCTATGTCGCCATTATGTTCATCCCGCTGGTGGTCACGCCGATCGTCTGCTGGCTGTTCCTGCCGTTGTACTTTCGCCTGAAAGTGACCAGCTGCTACGAGTACCTGGGCCTGCGTTTTCACCCAGGCGTGCAGAAACTGGCCAGCCTGCTGTACGGCATGTATACGATCCTGTGGATGGGCAACATGCTGGTCGCCGTCGGGAAGATCCTGCAGGAGGTGATGCAGCTCAACGACTGGCAGCTGGCCGGCATGCTGATTGGCGTGGGACTGTTCGCCACGCTGTATACGTCGATCGGCGGCGTCAAGGCGGTCGTCTGGACCGATGCGTTACAGGCGTTCGCCCTGGGGCTGGGGATGCTGTTCGTGCTGTACTGCGCCATGGGGAAGATCGACGGCGGCGTCGACCAGTGGTGGCAAGTCGCCCAGGAACACAACAAGTTCCAGCTGATGCGGCTGCCGACTTCCTGGAGCGACCTGGTCGGCTCGGCCAACATTTATTCCGTGTGCGCCTTTGGGTTCTTTGTTTACCTGGCAGGGCATGCGGTGCAGTTCACAGCCGTGCAGCGTTACGTTTCCATGCCCAGCATCCAGGCGGCCCGCAAGTCGCTGATCGTGAATGGCCTGATGGTCAGCAGCGTCTGCCTGCTCTTTTTTATGGTCGGCACCACGCTCTTTGTTTACTACCAGCAGACAGGCGGATCCGATTACGCCAGCCTGGCGGCGGAAGGGAAGGGCGACCAGCTTCTGCCGCGGTTCATTGTGACGGTCATCCCACAGTTCGGCATGGCGGGGCTGCTGCTGGCCGGTTTGTTCGCCGCGGCGATGAGCAGCATCGACAGCGGCATCAATAGCCTCACCGCGACGGTGGTCTGCGACTGGCTGGCGGGACGGCATCCGTCCCTGCGGACCAGTCGCCTGCTCTGCTTTGGCTTTGGGCTGGCGACGATCGTCGCGGCCCTTGCGCTCCAGGCGGCCGGCGGCGACGTGTTCCATGTGCTGATGCAGATCGCCGGGACGTTCCTCGGCGTACTGCTGGGCCTGTTCCTGCTGGGCATGCTGGTTCGCCGGGCAAACACGCCGGGCGCCCTGGCCGGCATGGCGACCGGTCTGCTCTGCGTCGCAGCGGCGGGCCCGCTGGGCGTCAGCGAACAGTGGTACGGCGCCATCAGCTGCCTGCCCACGCTGCTGGCCGGCTGGCTCGTCAGCTACGCCTTCGCCCCGCCAACTGCCAGGCAGATGCAGGCGAATTGA
- a CDS encoding 3-hydroxyacyl-CoA dehydrogenase NAD-binding domain-containing protein, with translation MCQAATIQLSFPEPDIALLSFDQPDKGVNVLSSSVLAELDAHLDTLADRSELAGLILASGKAGTFIAGANLEEFVASLHADKTEIVAMCRRGQTLFGRLSQAPFVTVAAIDGVCVGGGAELAVWCDRRVLSDNPKTEIGFPEVKLGLFPGWGGTARTPRIVGLANAVEMITSGNSIEADAALEMGLASDIAPAAELQAAAIRLIRDEQQTGAYKKDRERWSQPLNISETELGFLGATAAAVVRAETKGQYPAPEAALNTMLEAAMLEVGPACELEAENMSDLFGSPVNAALLNVFFLTTRNKKDKGVDGKAPAASPIRLAAVIGAGIMGAGIAAANIKRGVPVVLSDAQATALAKGARTVLEEASYNRKTKSADVEKAIEITPLLNISQADVEIAGCDVVIEAVVENAEVKKKIFARLEPQLSETAILASNTSTLPITKLAIGLQHPERFCGIHFFNPVRRMKLVEVIRGEKTNDETVVAAVAYAKALGKSPIVVNDGPGFLVNRLLFPYLNESLALLSEGAAIKDIDRAARSFGMPMGPIELYDMVGIDTAVYAGATMWQAFPERVKPSPLLPAMLKAGRLGVKSGLGFFSYDNRKKKAQPDPTFDAFAAKYIEGDRSFTKEELENRLFMPMLLEATRVLQEGIVRDPRDVDLGLIFGLGFPPFKGGLLFWADTVGAPEILRRVESIQSVGKRVEPTQMLLDMARDDSKFYPQ, from the coding sequence ATGTGCCAAGCCGCGACGATTCAGCTGTCGTTTCCTGAACCGGATATCGCCCTGCTGTCGTTCGATCAGCCCGACAAAGGGGTGAATGTGTTGTCGTCGTCGGTGCTGGCCGAACTGGACGCCCATCTGGACACGCTGGCCGATCGCAGCGAGCTGGCCGGCCTGATTCTGGCCTCCGGCAAAGCGGGCACGTTTATCGCCGGCGCCAACCTGGAAGAATTTGTCGCCTCGCTGCATGCCGACAAAACCGAGATCGTCGCCATGTGTCGCCGCGGCCAGACCTTGTTCGGCCGGCTGTCCCAGGCCCCCTTTGTGACGGTCGCCGCCATCGACGGCGTCTGCGTGGGCGGCGGGGCGGAATTGGCGGTCTGGTGCGATCGCCGGGTGCTGTCCGACAACCCGAAAACAGAAATCGGTTTTCCCGAAGTCAAGCTGGGCCTGTTCCCCGGCTGGGGCGGTACGGCCCGCACGCCGCGGATCGTCGGTCTGGCGAACGCCGTGGAGATGATCACCTCGGGCAACTCGATCGAAGCTGACGCCGCCCTGGAAATGGGACTGGCCAGCGACATCGCCCCGGCCGCGGAACTGCAGGCCGCCGCCATCCGTTTGATTCGCGACGAGCAACAGACGGGCGCCTATAAAAAAGATCGGGAGCGCTGGAGCCAGCCGCTGAATATCAGTGAAACCGAGCTGGGCTTCCTCGGCGCCACCGCCGCCGCCGTGGTGCGGGCGGAGACCAAGGGCCAGTACCCAGCCCCGGAGGCGGCCCTGAACACCATGCTGGAAGCGGCCATGCTGGAGGTCGGTCCGGCGTGCGAGCTGGAAGCAGAGAACATGTCGGACCTGTTCGGCTCGCCCGTCAATGCGGCGCTGCTGAACGTGTTCTTCCTGACGACCCGGAACAAGAAGGACAAGGGCGTCGACGGCAAGGCCCCGGCCGCCTCGCCGATCCGCTTGGCCGCCGTGATTGGCGCCGGCATCATGGGCGCCGGGATCGCCGCCGCCAACATCAAACGGGGCGTGCCGGTGGTGCTCAGCGACGCGCAAGCAACCGCCCTGGCCAAAGGCGCCCGGACCGTGCTGGAAGAAGCCTCCTACAACCGCAAGACAAAGTCGGCTGATGTCGAAAAGGCGATCGAGATCACGCCGCTGCTCAACATCAGCCAGGCCGACGTCGAAATCGCCGGCTGCGATGTGGTCATCGAAGCGGTCGTCGAGAACGCCGAAGTCAAAAAGAAGATCTTCGCCCGACTGGAGCCGCAACTGTCGGAAACGGCGATCCTGGCCAGCAATACATCGACCTTGCCGATCACCAAACTGGCGATCGGGCTGCAGCACCCGGAGCGGTTCTGCGGCATCCACTTTTTCAATCCGGTCCGCCGGATGAAGCTGGTCGAGGTGATCCGCGGCGAAAAAACGAACGACGAAACGGTCGTCGCCGCTGTGGCCTACGCCAAGGCTTTGGGCAAGAGTCCGATCGTCGTCAACGACGGCCCCGGCTTCCTGGTGAACCGGCTGCTGTTTCCTTACCTGAACGAATCGCTGGCCTTGCTGTCCGAAGGCGCCGCTATCAAAGATATCGACCGCGCGGCCCGTTCCTTTGGCATGCCGATGGGGCCGATCGAGCTGTACGATATGGTCGGCATTGATACGGCCGTTTACGCCGGGGCGACCATGTGGCAGGCCTTCCCGGAGCGGGTCAAACCGTCCCCCCTGTTGCCGGCAATGCTCAAAGCGGGCCGACTGGGCGTGAAGAGCGGCCTGGGCTTTTTCTCGTACGATAACCGGAAAAAGAAAGCCCAGCCCGATCCGACCTTCGACGCGTTCGCCGCCAAATACATTGAAGGGGATCGCAGCTTTACCAAGGAAGAGCTGGAGAACCGGTTGTTCATGCCGATGCTGCTGGAGGCCACCCGCGTGCTGCAGGAAGGGATCGTGCGCGACCCGCGCGATGTCGACCTGGGGCTGATTTTTGGTCTCGGCTTTCCGCCCTTCAAAGGCGGGCTGCTGTTCTGGGCCGATACGGTCGGCGCCCCGGAAATCCTGCGCCGGGTGGAGTCGATCCAGTCAGTCGGCAAGCGGGTGGAGCCGACGCAGATGCTGCTCGACATGGCCCGCGACGACAGCAAGTTCTACCCGCAGTAG
- a CDS encoding DUF4416 family protein, whose protein sequence is MGQVAPHQPVLRILAAFSRYEAALDWARVQAVAAWGPIALESDRFPFVETDYYQRTMGDQLLKTFFAFEQRIDPAELVDAKLASNDWEEAYCQAADLPESRPLNLDPGYISPAKLVLATTKDRDHRLYLDRGIYAEVTLHFKGGVWTSRDWTYPDYKRPDFQTFFTRCREYLRRG, encoded by the coding sequence ATGGGTCAAGTTGCTCCACATCAGCCGGTTTTGCGTATCCTGGCGGCGTTCAGCCGTTACGAGGCGGCTCTGGACTGGGCTCGCGTCCAGGCGGTCGCCGCCTGGGGACCGATCGCCCTGGAGAGCGACCGCTTTCCGTTTGTGGAAACCGACTACTACCAGCGAACGATGGGCGACCAGTTGCTGAAAACGTTTTTTGCCTTTGAGCAGCGGATCGACCCGGCCGAGCTGGTCGACGCCAAGCTGGCTTCGAACGACTGGGAAGAAGCGTACTGCCAGGCGGCCGACCTGCCGGAGTCGCGGCCGCTGAACCTGGATCCGGGCTACATCAGCCCGGCGAAGCTGGTGCTGGCGACGACCAAGGACCGCGATCATCGCCTGTATCTGGACCGCGGGATCTACGCCGAAGTCACGCTGCATTTCAAAGGCGGCGTCTGGACCAGTCGCGACTGGACCTACCCCGACTACAAGCGGCCCGACTTTCAAACCTTTTTCACGCGTTGCCGCGAGTATCTCCGTCGAGGCTGA
- the bioA gene encoding adenosylmethionine--8-amino-7-oxononanoate transaminase: MSISQAGSAAPSHEELRRWDRERVWHPFTQMAEYEPFIIERAEGCTLIDIDGRRLLDGVSSLWCNLHGHCRPEIDEAIKTQLEKTAHVTALGQSNPTTIQLAQRLTTLAPDGLTRAYFSDDGSTAVEVALKMAFQYWQQRSDPRPRKQKYVAFANAYHGDTLGSVSVGGVARFHAMFHPLLFEVLRAPSPDTYRRPPGVSREQACEYYLAQLETLLADNADEIAALVIEPLLQAAAGMVRHPEGFLRGVRELTKRYDVLLIADEVAVGCGRTGTMFACEQEQVSPDFLCLAKGLTGGYLPLAATLTTDEVWNAFLGTYAESKSFFHGHTYCGNPLGAAAALASLRIFEQDRTLEQMQPKIARLSAHLARMAEHPHVGDVRQCGLIGAVELVRDKATAEPFPWDEKRGMRVCDYALTQGVWLRPLGNVLVILPPLAIQLEELDQICHAVEQGIAATI; encoded by the coding sequence GTGTCGATTTCGCAGGCGGGTTCCGCCGCTCCCTCGCACGAAGAACTTCGCCGCTGGGATCGGGAACGGGTCTGGCATCCGTTTACCCAGATGGCGGAGTACGAACCGTTCATCATCGAGCGGGCCGAAGGCTGCACGCTGATCGATATCGACGGCCGCCGACTGCTCGATGGCGTGAGCAGTCTCTGGTGCAACCTGCACGGACATTGCCGTCCCGAGATCGACGAAGCGATCAAAACCCAGCTGGAGAAAACGGCCCATGTCACGGCCCTGGGGCAGTCGAACCCGACCACGATTCAGCTGGCCCAGCGGCTGACCACGCTGGCCCCGGACGGCTTGACCCGGGCGTACTTCTCCGACGACGGCTCCACCGCCGTCGAAGTCGCGCTCAAAATGGCGTTCCAGTACTGGCAGCAGCGGTCCGATCCGCGACCGCGGAAGCAGAAGTATGTAGCCTTCGCGAACGCCTACCATGGCGATACGCTGGGCAGCGTCAGTGTGGGCGGGGTCGCCCGCTTCCATGCCATGTTCCACCCGTTGTTGTTCGAGGTGCTCCGGGCGCCAAGCCCTGACACCTACCGTCGCCCGCCAGGCGTCAGCCGGGAGCAGGCCTGCGAGTATTACCTGGCGCAACTGGAAACGCTGCTGGCCGACAACGCCGACGAAATTGCCGCGCTGGTGATCGAGCCGCTGCTGCAGGCGGCGGCCGGCATGGTCCGCCATCCCGAAGGCTTCCTCCGCGGAGTACGCGAACTGACGAAGCGGTACGACGTGCTGCTGATCGCCGACGAAGTCGCGGTCGGTTGCGGCCGGACGGGTACAATGTTCGCCTGTGAACAGGAGCAGGTCTCGCCCGATTTCCTCTGTCTGGCCAAAGGCCTGACGGGCGGTTACCTGCCGCTGGCGGCGACGCTGACAACCGATGAAGTGTGGAACGCCTTCCTGGGGACTTATGCGGAATCCAAGTCGTTCTTTCACGGCCATACCTACTGCGGGAATCCGCTGGGCGCCGCGGCCGCCCTGGCGTCGCTGCGGATCTTTGAACAGGATCGTACACTGGAGCAGATGCAGCCGAAAATCGCCCGGCTGTCGGCACACCTGGCCCGCATGGCCGAGCATCCGCATGTGGGCGATGTGCGGCAGTGCGGCCTGATCGGAGCCGTGGAACTGGTGCGGGACAAGGCGACGGCGGAGCCGTTTCCCTGGGACGAGAAACGCGGCATGCGGGTGTGCGACTACGCCCTGACCCAGGGCGTCTGGCTGCGTCCGCTGGGGAATGTGCTGGTGATTCTGCCGCCCTTGGCGATCCAGCTTGAGGAACTGGACCAGATCTGCCACGCCGTCGAGCAAGGAATCGCCGCGACGATATAA